Proteins encoded by one window of Musa acuminata AAA Group cultivar baxijiao chromosome BXJ2-9, Cavendish_Baxijiao_AAA, whole genome shotgun sequence:
- the LOC135624025 gene encoding uncharacterized protein LOC135624025 produces the protein MTAFRVGQRTDAFRMATNGRKKSKLIADYMKYEPELTPQDEPDPTNMRGYNYLVDGEDRVDHICEAPDYLLRIEITDHRVITVNKIWRCTGGLLSSSGDPEGRLKDICLSFALFKLIQRRFSCYQLAESSLQKTRDFVIRGLLSNDDDAHERAFRVIEVELAFLHDYFYTKYPLIFVSEKFMLAMSATLLIFLCWSGVSVMKYYLSPTTYFNLITIGRKSFDAIFTLIIVAAIFWLELFQIYLYVCSEWAKVSLVCRYVAHPSWHDKPWIAELIKHLCQLKVSDRVLQNKLGQYSLLKHCDYKPKAKNMLYYMTCEIVGKTRAGQKQSKRLKLPSEVKKAVVRWLKLNHDTLPTNGISSLQRNGMSAQLSWACNLETHAQVILVWHIATSLCDIHGSRVEHAKVTSMEMKDNQVVANSLSRYCAYLVGFVPDLLPDNSFEVRLIFDDAVKEASSLLGTFNLDQRFRSMMNLSDTSQTVVCRGARLGKQLIDMETPEMRWKVMAEFWVEMILFLARSDNAKAHAEGLARGGEFITHLWALLSHAGILGRGPSCIL, from the coding sequence ATGACGGCTTTCAGAGTAGGTCAACGGACAGATGCATTTCGAATGGCCACAAACGGGCGGAAGAAAAGCAAATTAATCGCAGACTACATGAAATACGAGCCCGAATTGACGCCTCAAGATGAACCCGATCCCACGAACATGAGAGGATACAATTAtctggttgatggagaagatcgcGTTGATCATATCTGTGAAGCTCCTGACTACTTACTCCGAATAGAAATAACTGATCATCGGGTTATTACCGTCAACAAAATCTGGCGGTGCACTGGAGGTCTGCTGAGCTCGAGCGGAGATCCAGAAGGGCGTTTGAAAGACATTTGTCTTTCGTTTGCCCTGTTCAAGCTAATTCAGCGTAGATTTTCCTGCTATCAACTTGCTGAGAGCAGCCTCCAAAAGACCAGGGACTTCGTGATTCGGGGATTGCTCTCCAACGATGATGATGCTCATGAAAGAGCCTTCAGGGTGATCGAGGTAGAGCTGGCTTTCCTTCATGATTATTTCTATACAAAGTATCCTTTGATATTTGTCAGTGAGAAATTCATGCTAGCCATGTCAGCTACACTTCTGATATTTCTATGTTGGTCCGGAGTATCAGTCATGAAGTATTATCTATCCCCTACCACTTACTTCAACCTTATCACAATCGGAAGGAAGAGCTTCGATGCAATTTTTACCTTGATAATTGTAGCAGCCATTTTTTGGCTGGAGCTGTTCCAGATCTACCTCTATGTGTGCTCGGAGTGGGCCAAAGTATCTCTCGTTTGTAGATACGTTGCTCATCCTTCATGGCATGATAAGCCATGGATCGCAGAATTGATAAAACATCTTTGCCAGCTAAAGGTTTCCGACAGGGTTTTGCAGAATAAACTGGGTCAGTATTCGCTTCTTAAACATTGTGATTATAAGCCAAAAGCTAAGAACATGTTATATTACATGACATGTGAAATTGTTGGGAAGACCAGAGCTGGCCAAAAACAAAGCAAGCGATTAAAGCTCCCAAGTGAGGTAAAGAAAGCAGTCGTCCGttggctcaaactcaaccatgacACGCTGCCGACCAACGGAATTTCATCTCTGCAACGAAATGGAATGAGCGCACAGCTTTCATGGGCATGCAATCTTGAAACTCACGCGCAGGTAATATTGGTTTGGCATATAGCCACTTCTCTGTGTGACATCCACGGATCCCGAGTGGAGCACGCAAAGGTTACTTCGATGGAGATGAAGGATAACCAAGTCGTTGCTAACAGTTTATCGCGATATTGTGCATACTTGGTAGGGTTTGTCCCAGATCTTCTACCGGACAACAGTTTTGAAGTTCGGTTGATCTTTGATGACGCAGTAAAGGAAGCTTCCTCGCTACTCGGGACATTCAACTTGGACCAAAGGTTTCGAAGTATGATGAACCTAAGTGACACTTCTCAGACTGTCGTTTGTAGGGGTGCGAGACTGGGAAAGCAGTTGATAGACATGGAGACGCCAGAGATGCGATGGAAGGTGATGGCGGAATTTTGGGTGGAGATGATCCTGTTCCTTGCTCGATCAGACAATGCAAAAGCTCATGCGGAGGGTCTTGCAAGAGGTGGGGAGTTCATCACGCATCTGTGGGCGTTACTTTCCCATGCAGGCATACTTGGAAGAGGCCCCAGCTGCATACTTTAG
- the LOC103997681 gene encoding NDR1/HIN1-like protein 13: MPSMYSSPGLPTQTWIRESLTSRFAKCLCSILLSLILVAGIIVFILWLSLRPHRPRFHLVAFAAPGVATPAGLSGSPISFNVTDRNANAKIGIYYDAMFGSVYYKDRVVGSGPVMFPFFQPPKNTTLITGQLSGAAIEAGGTLSSQLSAEAAAGRAELRLELNSTIRFKVKTWDTHHHHLHVECDLVVGSDGSILPESKNIKCPIYF, encoded by the coding sequence ATGCCCTCCATGTATTCGTCACCCGGCCTCCCCACGCAAACATGGATTCGTGAAAGCCTGACGAGCCGGTTCGCTAAGTGCCTCTGCTCCATTCTTCTTTCCCTCATCCTCGTTGCAGGCATCATCGTCTTCATTCTCTGGCTCAGCCTCCGTCCTCATCGACCCCGATTCCATCTCGTCGCGTTCGCTGCCCCCGGTGTCGCCACCCCGGCCGGTCTATCCGGCTCACCCATTTCCTTCAATGTGACGGACCGGAACGCAAACGCGAAAATTGGCATTTATTACGATGCCATGTTCGGTTCGGTCTATTACAAGGACCGGGTGGTCGGGTCCGGGCCGGTCATGTTCCCCTTCTTTCAGCCTCCGAAGAACACCACGCTGATAACTGGGCAGCTGAGTGGGGCGGCGATCGAGGCTGGGGGCACGTTATCGTCGCAATTGTCGGCAGAAGCGGCGGCCGGCCGCGCCGAGCTGCGGCTCGAGCTCAACTCGACCATCCGGTTCAAGGTGAAGACGTGGGACACCCACCACCATCATTTGCATGTGGAGTGCGACCTGGTCGTGGGCTCGGATGGAAGTATACTGCCGGAGTCCAAGAACATCAAGTGCCCCATCTATTTCTAA